One window of Nymphaea colorata isolate Beijing-Zhang1983 chromosome 1, ASM883128v2, whole genome shotgun sequence genomic DNA carries:
- the LOC116247980 gene encoding photosystem I reaction center subunit II, chloroplastic-like, which translates to MAMATHASLFTPAITASNSSNAVRTLLPSKLSASSFSGRKLQTPAAPSRLVIKAAVEEAPVGFTPPELDPNTPSPIFGGSTGGLLRKAQVEEFYVITWDSPKEQIFEMPTGGAAIMRQGPNLLKLARKEQCLALGTRLRSKYKINYQFYRVFPNGEVQYLHPKDGVYPEKVNPGREGVGQNFRSIGKNVSPIEVKFTGKQVYDL; encoded by the coding sequence ATGGCCATGGCAACCCACGCTTCCCTCTTCACCCCTGCCATCACGGCATCGAACTCCAGCAATGCAGTCCGCACCCTGCTCCCAAGCAAGCTCTCTGCTTCATCCTTCTCCGGCCGCAAATTGCAGACCCCTGCCGCTCCATCCCGCCTCGTGATCAAAGCTGCCGTGGAGGAAGCTCCAGTCGGCTTCACACCGCCGGAATTGGACCCCAACACTCCTTCCCCCATCTTTGGAGGGAGCACGGGAGGGCTGCTGCGCAAGGCGCAGGTGGAGGAGTTCTATGTCATTACATGGGACTCACCAAAGGAGCAGATCTTTGAGATGCCCACAGGGGGTGCGGCCATCATGAGGCAGGGGCCTAACCTGTTGAAGCTTGCGAGGAAGGAGCAGTGCTTGGCCTTGGGCACCAGGCTGAGGTCCAAGTACAAGATCAACTACCAATTTTACAGGGTCTTTCCTAATGGGGAGGTGCAGTACCTTCATCCCAAGGATGGTGTTTACCCTGAGAAGGTGAACCCAGGCCGCGAAGGAGTGGGCCAGAACTTCAGGTCCATCGGGAAGAACGTGAGCCCAATTGAGGTGAAGTTCACAGGCAAGCAAGTGTATGATTTGTAA